One region of Epilithonimonas zeae genomic DNA includes:
- a CDS encoding GAF domain-containing protein yields the protein MEAEASDNPEYALSHQRILDKCKEFPELLDGITSLDFFEKNETLMKELLRDLFPPMLTENEIKAISFPFYNFFFNPTKRFERIIKKAGDNFDMIIKDMDPHRFYVMSCCIILNDFYGVPLNVSMPFIFDIPNEDGVVKHYRFLTNADFMDVHPLENFKKLTEEEISELLDNFEDYELWKEKFPPKSWELKGFAVVNFFDATTEIAVSNLKTKLINLEDDENLKPELNKIFRSIFQVPDLELGYTSINHEENKFVKTPINGVIDSFILSGLNHSRNELLCEKNFNTLVESRKYFSISDVEKVYREFPDSDFARHFYESGIKSAIFAPIIKNKKVLGIIELVSRKKMLNSINAQKMEIVMPYLEDTMDRLYDGIETRIQAIIQREYTSIHPSVYWKFRQEAERHIGFYREEFDLPYRKITFENLTPLFGQTDIRNSSISRNLAIKKDLEINLMLISDVFKNLISGNDLESINLKLIHFQELLSKDLKADTESQVQNFIHQEVHPLLESIKLQNVNYNQIVTDYHKQLDSKTELVYQFRKKFDDSLSSVNKFLADILDKRQEEQQRRFPFYYERFKTDGVEHNMYIGSSIEPELTYDPIFLKNLRLWQLRVICESELHYKKYKETLDYSLDVSSLILVYSTPISIRFRMDEKRFDVDGSYNARYEMIKKRIDKSLIKNSDERITQPGKISIIYSQDREREEYLKLIKILQNQNVLSTIEELEVEDLQGINGLRALRVAVNYEAEDVDYEFVEGV from the coding sequence ATGGAAGCAGAAGCTTCTGATAACCCGGAATATGCATTGTCACACCAGAGGATTTTGGATAAGTGCAAAGAATTTCCCGAGCTTCTGGATGGCATCACAAGTCTTGACTTTTTCGAGAAAAATGAAACCTTGATGAAAGAACTGTTGCGCGACCTTTTTCCGCCAATGTTGACGGAAAATGAAATCAAGGCCATCAGTTTTCCTTTTTATAATTTCTTTTTCAACCCTACAAAAAGGTTTGAGCGCATTATCAAAAAAGCAGGTGACAATTTTGATATGATTATCAAAGATATGGATCCGCACCGCTTTTATGTGATGAGCTGCTGTATCATCCTTAATGATTTTTATGGGGTTCCGCTTAACGTTTCGATGCCATTTATATTTGATATTCCGAATGAAGATGGAGTTGTAAAACACTACAGATTTCTCACGAATGCCGATTTTATGGATGTTCATCCATTGGAAAACTTCAAAAAATTAACTGAAGAAGAGATTTCTGAATTGCTGGATAATTTCGAAGATTACGAGCTTTGGAAAGAAAAATTTCCGCCAAAAAGCTGGGAGCTGAAAGGTTTTGCTGTCGTTAATTTCTTTGACGCCACAACAGAAATTGCAGTTTCCAATCTCAAAACCAAATTGATTAATCTTGAAGATGATGAAAATTTGAAACCGGAACTGAACAAGATTTTCCGTTCGATTTTTCAGGTTCCTGATTTAGAATTGGGCTATACATCCATCAATCACGAAGAAAACAAATTTGTAAAAACGCCCATCAATGGTGTGATTGATAGTTTTATTCTGTCAGGATTGAATCATTCCAGAAATGAATTGCTCTGCGAAAAGAACTTCAATACATTGGTAGAATCCAGAAAATACTTCAGCATTTCTGATGTTGAAAAAGTTTACCGGGAGTTTCCGGACAGTGATTTTGCCAGACATTTCTACGAATCGGGAATCAAAAGTGCGATTTTTGCACCTATTATCAAAAACAAAAAAGTTCTCGGAATTATCGAACTCGTTTCCAGAAAAAAAATGTTGAACAGCATCAATGCTCAAAAAATGGAAATCGTAATGCCTTATCTGGAGGATACGATGGACAGACTTTATGACGGTATTGAGACCAGAATCCAGGCTATTATCCAAAGAGAATATACATCGATACATCCAAGTGTTTATTGGAAATTCAGACAAGAAGCGGAACGTCACATCGGTTTTTACAGAGAGGAATTCGATTTGCCATACCGAAAAATCACTTTTGAAAATCTGACACCACTTTTTGGGCAAACTGACATTAGAAATTCTTCAATTTCGAGAAATCTGGCCATTAAAAAAGATTTAGAAATTAACCTGATGCTGATTTCTGATGTTTTCAAAAATCTGATTTCTGGCAATGATTTGGAATCTATTAATTTAAAACTGATTCATTTTCAAGAATTATTGTCAAAAGATTTAAAAGCCGACACAGAAAGTCAGGTTCAGAATTTTATTCATCAGGAAGTTCATCCGTTGCTGGAATCGATTAAACTTCAGAATGTGAATTATAATCAAATCGTAACGGACTATCACAAACAACTGGATTCTAAAACGGAATTGGTTTATCAGTTCAGGAAGAAATTTGATGATAGTTTGTCATCTGTCAATAAGTTTTTAGCGGATATTCTGGACAAACGTCAGGAAGAGCAACAGCGAAGATTTCCGTTTTACTACGAGCGTTTCAAGACAGACGGCGTAGAACATAATATGTATATCGGTTCATCGATTGAACCGGAGTTGACTTACGACCCGATTTTCCTCAAGAACTTAAGATTATGGCAATTGCGTGTGATTTGCGAATCCGAATTGCATTACAAAAAATACAAAGAAACGCTGGATTATTCTCTGGATGTTTCGTCTTTGATTTTGGTTTACAGCACGCCGATCAGTATCAGATTCAGGATGGATGAAAAACGTTTTGACGTGGACGGAAGTTATAATGCCCGCTACGAAATGATTAAAAAACGTATCGACAAATCCCTGATCAAAAATTCTGACGAACGCATCACACAACCCGGAAAAATCAGCATTATCTATTCTCAGGATAGGGAACGTGAAGAATATTTGAAATTAATCAAAATCCTTCAGAACCAAAATGTGCTTTCAACAATAGAAGAGCTGGAAGTTGAAGATTTACAGGGAATTAATGGTTTGCGAGCTTTGCGTGTTGCGGTTAATTATGAGGCAGAAGATGTGGATTATGAGTTTGTGGAAGGTGTATAA